A region from the Dermacentor andersoni chromosome 11, qqDerAnde1_hic_scaffold, whole genome shotgun sequence genome encodes:
- the LOC129381439 gene encoding uncharacterized protein, which produces METAFRALPLAAFLLLLLHRVLLASAGGPGGLLPDVEPVEAAQIAKYIPLIQQIEAIERIKAIKAIKSKGDSYPPFLPIVLALHHKSEQQQSGKKKLRLFSLFS; this is translated from the exons ATGGAGACC GCTTTTCGGGCACTGCCGCTGGCGGCGtttctgctgctcctgctgcacCGCGTGCTGCTGGCCAGCGCCGGCGGGCCGGGCGGTCTCTTGCCCGACGTGGAGCCCGTGGAGGCCGCCCAGATCGCCAAGTACATCCCGCTCATCCAGCAGATCGAGGCCATCGAGCGCATCAAGGCCATCAAGGCCATCAAGTCCAAGGGGGACTCGTATCCGCCCTTCCTACCCATCGTCCTTGCCCTTCACCACAA GTCCGAGCAACAACAGTCAGGAAAGAAGAAACTCCGGTTATTCAGCCTCTTCAGCTGA